The Candidatus Beckwithbacteria bacterium genomic interval TCAGATTATTATTATTTTCGACAAGCCTACTTAGATTTTATGAAAGGATCAAATAATTAAGCTATGGCTACACGAGAACTTTTTATTACCAAACACTTAAGTTCAGGGTTTTTAGTGGCCTTGTTTGCTTTGTTTGCAGGTATTTCCTGGCAATGGACCCAATTTCGGGGAGTAGTTGATTTGGAAACCATTGAACAAAAGCCAGCTGCTCTTGAACAATTTAATGCTGAAAACACACCACTGGTTGATTTAGATTTAGAAAAAAGTTCAGAACAGGGTGCTGAGTTTAAAATTGTGCTCAAAGCTACTCCTCAAAATGGAGCGGCAGTAACTGGTATGGATGTAACAGTCAACTATTCAACTGACGATTTGCAGTTTACAGCTCTTAATCAAGTATATAAACCAAATACTGCTCAAACCCAAAACTGGTTACCAGGAGCAAATGACCCTAGTAATTTTACCGACGGTAGTATTGAGCTTACTTTTTTCCAAAACCCAGAAGAAGCTGGCTTTACCGATGAGCAAGCAATGATCGAATTACACTTCATTCGGACTAGTAAAAACACTACTGAAATAAGTATCTCAGATGCTTTTGTTTTAGTTGAAGATGAAGAAGAGAGTGCGTTAGGAGCTACTTCTAGCTTGATTTTGCAAGCTGAGTCCACTTGTGCTTATGATGAAAATGATAATCCTATTTGCCAAAGTTATGATCTTCCAGCTGATTTTTGTCCAAATGGAACAGTAGTTGATGGCCCAGATGATGAATGTGGATGTTCAGGAGAACCTGTTTGTGTAGAAAATATAAGCACTACTATTCAAACCAAGTTAGCTGGAGTAAATAAAGCTGGAGTTAGCATTGCTGCTAAAGTAATGATTGGAGATACCACTAGCAAAACACGAGTATTTGATGACACAGTCAACTTTACTTCAGACGAAAATGGTGTTTTTACTAGCACTGAAATTGCTCTTGCTCTAGAAGATTCAGTAATTGATATTGCGATTAAAGGTCCAATGCATAAAATAATGATCAAACGCAATATATTAGTTAGCCCTGATCCAACAGATAGTAGTTTAGTTCTTGATCTAACTAATTCTCCCTTACTACCCGGAGATTTACCTTTGGATAATGGAGTCCAGGATGGGGTAGTGGATGAGCGAGACTATCTAGCTATTAAAAATATTTTAGATACTAAAACCACCTCTACTGACTCAGCTGATGTAGCTATTGCCGATATTAACTATAGTGGCAAAGTTACCAATGCTGACCTCTCACTCTTTTTAGGAACCTGGAATAGTATGATTGATGAGGAATTCTAACTATGGCTACTAAAAAAAATAAAAAAAACCAGAAGCAGAAAAACAATAAACATATTAGTATTTTGAGTTTAGCTATTTCCTTGTTGGGGATTATTTTAATTGGTATTGTGATTTTAGGAGTATCTCTCTATGGTTTGGATCAAAAAGAATTTAGCCAAAGGCAATCGCAGCCAGAGCAGTATGTTGCTAATCCTGACTCAGCCTATTTTAGAGCTTCTTTGCTAAGTAGTAGTTTGATTAAAGATCAGGAAGCAAGAATCAAAATAGAATTGGTCAATAGTGGCAATATCATTGACACGGTTACAGCTATGTTGCAGTATGATCCGCAGAAAGTTGAAATTGTTGGAGTTGAAGAAGGTAGTGCCCATATCTTATCCATGATCCCGCGTTTAAGTAATGATGCTACTAACGGAGTGATAGAAATTGCAAAGTGGTCAGATGATCGAGCTGAAACCTATACAGGTTCTGGTGGCGAATATGCAGTTTTAGTAATTAAACCTCTTAGTACTAATACTAGTAGTCTGACTTTTGTCTGTGGGGGTGAAGATGAATCTAGTATTATGTACGGTGGAGATGAATATATCAGCTGTAGCAATACTGTAGGTTTAACCTTGAATGACATTAGTGAGTTACCTACACCCACTCCTACTCCTACCCCTACACCCACTCCTACTCCTACACCCACTCCAACGCCTACTCCAAACCCAGATGATACTTCCCCATATATTTCTGCTATTAAAGTTTATGATGGAGGAGATGAAGGCTATATTGATACAGGTGATTACATTGTCATTAAATTTAATGAAGCGATTGATCCAGAGTCAATCAATAGTAATTTAGATGAAGGAGGTACGGTTACTGGTATTAGTTATTCTAAAACTGGGGGAATTTATGTTTCCTCTTCTGGATTAGTTACGATCAAAAATATTGCTTCTTTTGATATGGGTTCAGTGGAAGAAGCAGAAGCTTATACAGTCAAACTAGCTTTGAACTCTACAGGCACAACTTTAACAATTACTATAACTGGCGGGGATGATGTTGAAATTTATAGTGAAAATTTTGACAATGCTAAACAAATTGGAGGAATCATCGAGGATACTGATGGAAATGAAATGGAATCAGATTCTAGTATTGCTGATCCAACTGGAACATTTGGAGGAGCATATGATGATAGTGGAACAGGAGGTGGAAGCACTACTACAAGCTCTTGTGGTGGCCCAGATATTCCCTCCGGAGTAACTGCCGCTACTGGTAGCGATCGAGGTACAGTCAAACTAACTTGGAGTGCAGCAGATGAAGCTGATCATTACTCCATTACGTTTGGAGAAAAATGGGTTGATAATGTGGGTCCAACCGAATATGGAGCACCTGATATTGGCAATGTTACTAGCTATGTAGTTCGGGGTTTGAAACCTGGAGTTGGCTACTACTTTGTGGTTGCAGCTGTAAACTCCTGTAAATCTTCTGGCTATTCTGATGGAGTGTATGCTTATGCCGGAACTGGCCCTATTTACACTTCAGGTAGTAGTTCTTCTAATTCCAGTTGGTCTAGCCAAACTGCCGAAAAAGGAACAAGTTTAGTTGATGAAGATTTTTGGGATGATGATGAGGATGTTTTTACTGCCACTCCTAGTGCTACTCCTAAAGCAACCCCAACTCCAAGCCCTATTATTTATACTCCTAGTGAAACTGAAACCGGCTCTGATTTGTTTGGAAAAATCATGTCCATTCTGCCATATGCAGGCTTAGCTATTTTGGGCATTTTGGGCTTACTACTTATCCTTACCGTTATTAAGAAAAATAAGAAACCATTTGAAGAAACGCCCCAAGATTTGTTTAACGAAGATAAGGATGAAAAAATTATCTTCAAAGAATAGTTTCTGTTTACACTTCCACCTCTTTGGGAACTAATTTGACTGTAGTACAATCAAGACTATTATGAACGGTAAGCCTCAGCTCAAAACACTTAGTAATCATCTTCGATATGTCATAGTGCCAATTCCTGGAGTTCGATCGGCTACAGTTATGGCTTTAGTCAAAGCCGGTACCCGTTACGAAACTCCAGAAAACAATGGCATTTCTCACTTTTTAGAACACCTGCCGTTTAAAGGGACTAAGCAGTTTCCTTCAACCATCAAGATCAACAAAACCATTGATGGCATCGGGGCTTCCTGGAATGCATTTACTGATAAAGAGTACACGGCTTTTTATATCAAAGCTGCTACCACCCACTTGGATTTATCTCTGCGTTTAGTTTCTGATTTAGTCTTTGAACCTTTGATTCCTGCTAAAGAACTGGAGTTGGAACGCAAAGTTATTTTAGAAGAAATCAGGATGTACGAAGATGAGCCGAGTCTCAAAGTCATGATCA includes:
- a CDS encoding fibronectin type III domain-containing protein, whose protein sequence is MATKKNKKNQKQKNNKHISILSLAISLLGIILIGIVILGVSLYGLDQKEFSQRQSQPEQYVANPDSAYFRASLLSSSLIKDQEARIKIELVNSGNIIDTVTAMLQYDPQKVEIVGVEEGSAHILSMIPRLSNDATNGVIEIAKWSDDRAETYTGSGGEYAVLVIKPLSTNTSSLTFVCGGEDESSIMYGGDEYISCSNTVGLTLNDISELPTPTPTPTPTPTPTPTPTPTPTPNPDDTSPYISAIKVYDGGDEGYIDTGDYIVIKFNEAIDPESINSNLDEGGTVTGISYSKTGGIYVSSSGLVTIKNIASFDMGSVEEAEAYTVKLALNSTGTTLTITITGGDDVEIYSENFDNAKQIGGIIEDTDGNEMESDSSIADPTGTFGGAYDDSGTGGGSTTTSSCGGPDIPSGVTAATGSDRGTVKLTWSAADEADHYSITFGEKWVDNVGPTEYGAPDIGNVTSYVVRGLKPGVGYYFVVAAVNSCKSSGYSDGVYAYAGTGPIYTSGSSSSNSSWSSQTAEKGTSLVDEDFWDDDEDVFTATPSATPKATPTPSPIIYTPSETETGSDLFGKIMSILPYAGLAILGILGLLLILTVIKKNKKPFEETPQDLFNEDKDEKIIFKE